The sequence below is a genomic window from Bombus fervidus isolate BK054 chromosome 2, iyBomFerv1, whole genome shotgun sequence.
TTTGTGAGATTCGAATGTTATAACTGTATTCAAATATACAAGAAAACATatcaaaattttgaaaaatattaaatgatgattttgtataaaagcaaatattttgtaaaaaaaaaaaaaaaaaaaaagaaagaaagaaagaaataccgATGATATGGGACTAAAATTATATCCGAATTGATTGCATTAAACTAATAAAAGACCAAATTTCCAAATCTTAGAAGAAAGTAGCTTCTTCGTAAAATTGTAATTCCTAAAAAAAATCATGCCATTTATGTAACTGAAATTGTTGACTTTATCGATGAatgtttaaaatacaaatatatcaatagacacgaaagagaaaggaatagACGAAGAATGTTGTAACTTATTCGTTAATAACTTAGTCGTTTACGAAAGATGTTGAAGCAAAAGACTGTTAGATAAAGTAATTTCCTGAAAATTTGCACGTTGCATCACTTGTTAACTAGATACTTTTAACGTAAACGTTAACGCAATCCATAGCTCTTACCTACTAAAATAGACAATCATGCATCACGAAGTAAAAGACAACAtctgattctttttttttagaaaaatatcaaattatttatttatcagttacttatttataacatgattacataatatatttaaatagaaacagaaagtatattttaataaaggaTAGAACATTCGAATATAGAAGAAATTTATCTCTAACATTctaataatgttataaattaatacatttgATACATCAATTTCAGATATCTTATTATCAGTTATTCATATAcaaagataaaagaataagAGAGAGCTATTTGTTTTCGCAAAGatcaatataaaatacttcttTACATGTATCACTgttaattatcattttttaacaGCGGTAATGCGGTAGGAACAGGAACAAATATACTAAACGCGGCAATAAATACGTTGATAATAGTTATTAGAAAAACTCCAATTACcacgtaattattaatttttcgtgCCTGTTGCGATTTCGATTGTCCTTTTATGTCAAATCGACCTTTGAAAATCAAACTGACGCCTACGGCCACCTAAAATTTGATAGCATCTTTCTCATCAAACATACTCTTCTGTAAAgcagaaaaaataattctagTAGTATTCTATACGAGTATTCTATACTCGTTCGTATCTGTATCACATTAGTTTGTTGCAATTCGTTATCCATTAAAATTTAGATAAGGTAGTAAAAAGAAACATTGCGTTAATCTGATGGAGCATTATACCTGAAGAAAGAGACTGATAACGATTAAACTCAGAATCAGAAAAAATGTGGAGCTCTCTCGTTGATATTCAATCAGGTATCTTAATTGATTTGCATTGGCGGTGATTAGGGCAACATCCATCATACCTTGTGCTACAGTCTTTTTCGCGGCATATGTATTTGATTGTTTGTATGCTTGAGATTTTTTGTCTGTCGTGTCGACGGAGATAACATCTTTCACTACCACTTCTTCCACCACCTCcaatttatttcctttctctttatcCATACCTTCTCTTTTACATTAATTCcacctttctcttctttcttcgctcAAACACGCAATGCCtttgttattttcaatttttggtCCGAGATAACACGTCGATACACGAATAACGTTTATTTCTTAAATCCAACAGATATCTGAGGATCAATTACACACTTATCACTATATCTTGtcttttattcttaatattatCTGTTATTGAACCAAATTAGTGTTATTTCGTTACTGGGTCAAAATTGGACACTTTATCAAGGAGAATATAAACGTGACAAAGTCTTCTATTATAGTACTGGAACTAAAATTCTGTTGTTCTATGATTCAAATAGTCGTCAACAAATGATTGTCATCCGGAGCGAACAACGTTGCATGCACATTGTGATCGCTTAATCATCAATGCCGAGAATGAAGAATGCTTTGTTCGAACAGGCTCTTGTGAGAAATATCGTACAATGTAAGTTTCTGCTTAtacgaatttctttttcatattttaatgaaactttgACAGAATTATAGGATTACCGATCGATCAACATCGGTAATAGAGAAAACTTGGAGATTTGTGTACTTACCCGGAAAGGTGATCAAAATGTTGCTGATAGCTTTGAAAAGGTTCTGATTTATCGAAGGTATCGTTGGGAGTGAAGCCAGTGCAAGAATAACGATAACTATTATCGTGTTGTATATTAAACTCGGCGTGAAGCTCGACGCGGTTATAATGAAACCACATGTGACGCTTGTCAGAAGACAAATGTTTAAGGACAATGGTTGTATATACTCGATGGGTTTATCAATCGAGGCATCGTAATTATGTTAGCTGTTCTATCACGAGCTTATCATCGAAGACTTATTCGAACGACAAAAAAGATAGGTAGCAATAATCACGAAGGATTTCTGTTATTATTTCCATGTTGATTGTTGTGTGACTGATTAATCTATATTCAGGagattttataattacgaAAACTTTTCATTAAATGCTATAAATAGAGGAGTTGTAGTAAGTTCATTTAACTAGGTATTTAGGTGTAGTTAgcaagaaatttcttttcgacTTTCAATTGCATTGTTTGGTCGATTGCAATGCCCCTTTAATTGATTGCATTTTAACTCTAATAGAGAATGAGTCATCAATTACGattaagttttttttttttatgtgaagcgaaaagaaaatatagaagttAAAGATAATACTGattaactttaataataaatacaagtaCTGAACTACAAGGCGAAATATCGTTGCCATTACTAATGACAGAAACATATCATGTCTTTTCTATTGTtctattcaatatttatttcatgcaATCTATTtctatgcatatatatatatatattatttaagaaCGATTATGTGAGTGATCTTCCTCGTAAGTATAATTGAGAAACTTTCAGACATTTCGCAACGAAGATTTCGGAGTCtatgtttcacatttttttcGAGACAACAATTTGTACAAGGGGAACGTGTTGTAATTGTTTGGATAAGCCACTATGCGGGTGACTCCCGCGTTATTTGTAACGTGTACACAATTGATTAGTACgaagattaaataaatcttgATTTTATCGATAATACAGTGGCTGCAgtatttcatttgtatttaatatacaaaaagtGAAGATCGACGATTGACAGTGACGTCCATTAGCTGTATTTATATGGACAAGGTTGTGGGAAATTATGGGAAAAACGTTTCGTAGACTATATCGATCCAGGGTTTCATGATTTAGGTGTAAAGATTTAATCGATCAGTATTGATAAATGAATGTATGCAAAGAATATAGAAGTCTGTaactaaaaaaagaagaatgtttattatatgttaaatatttaattgaaaaatgttaattttttaataaaatatttgttataccAAGGATGTAAACATTTAACAGGCGAGaatatatctattattatgtataaaatattttttatcaagaTATTCACTACACCAAGgatgtaaaaatttaacaagagAGGAGATATGTACAGTGATACATAGCTGTATCACTTGTTCAATGTATTTttgacaaatatatatttaccttGATTTCTAGTAGCATATTTAtcgtgtataaatattttttaatattctataaattattctagACGCAGTCTATTTAACTGTATGTAAAACCACTACAATCAGTCGATCTCTTTTTGGATAAAGAATCGCAAGCTATAGCAAATAGCCTTGAATaagtattgaaaaaaaaatattataaaaaaaaaacaaagaacaatAAATCGATTTCGTGAGAAAAAGTAATAATCaaacttatataatataagaacaCTTGGTGCAGGTGAAAGCTGGATGGGAAAAGAGTCAATTCACCATGTACATCGGAGATGAGGACATCCACACTGCGAACGAGCGTCGACTTTTGGTACATACACAGTTGGtttttttcaaacatttttatcaaacgGAAGTGGTTATATACAACTATGCACCTATCTATATAATAATCGTGGAATTAGTTCTGACATACTTATCTGTTctacttattaaaaattcgtcAAAGATACTTATAACAACAGAATTTTTCCTTGTTACTCTTTATAACGACAATTttagtgaaattttaatttcatcacAACGacagttttaaaataaaattataaatttatcataaatcGATAGAAGCTAATTAGAAATGTTGCGAAGAAATTACACACTGGAAAGGGTCGAAACGATCAGACGATAACGGACACGAAATTATAGCTTCGGAGGTCCAGAGACATACTTATAAAGATAGTGACGAAACTCGTTCAGGTATGAAAGTTCAAATTACGTCGTCGGAAGGGAAACTAATTCGAGCTTATGACGTTTACAGTTTCTCGTTGATCGAATCGAGAATGTCATGGAGATTATTATTCCCGCACGCACTTGTAACGTACCCAGCCAGTAAAATGGAGTCAATGGTAAATGTAGTGGTTGCAAAAAGTACACACCATTGTActtattatagcatttatattaattaagaccaaatatattaaatttcctaGTACTAATACTTAGTGGTAATTTTACATGACTTGAAAATGTGATACTATGAAAGTGAAATACGTATAGaacttaataaaaaaaacgcTTTATGGGAAAACAAGAGTATTATATAGCcactatatgtatatgcttAATTTGAAAACTGATATTAAATTtgcaattagaaataaattgaaattaatttaaaataaacataaatataagaatgaaataaaaatgtatttttgttaatagaAGTTGATGGAAGCATGGTACGCGAAAGCGGGACATGGAGAGGTTGCAAGAAATACGAAGTCAAGTAAACGTGCCTTAGGGCAATGATGTAATAGCGGCGTATCCCTTCCAAATTGATCGACGTTCTTTGATCAGCGAACTGGATTTTTCTGAAATAACAGAGAATGGCATGTACGCTATAAGCGACAGAGACCCTGTCGGTGAGCTGTAAACATACTTTCAATACTATTATTCTAATACTTGTCGAAGCGAATAACAACATGCAAatgtaaaaaacaaatttagttgaaatatcagaaaaatgtcagaagagaaaagaatttttctctcGATTTACATATTCGACACTTGTATGTTGTAATTCTTCATTTCAAGCTAAGTTTCTCTTTTGGTCTTCATTAACAGCGATTCAATTGAGTCGCCTTTGCGATGGTTTGACCATTTATAGCAACGAGGAATTCGATTTCGTGAATATGTTTGGTGTCTCGGAAACACAATCATGATTGTATGAAGTTAATTCGCGGAAAAAATCGGTGTTCTACttggaaatatttgtaattctaCTAATTTTGCTGGTTAAGTTATTCGGTTATACAGTGACGTTCAAAAGTTTTAGATCAGATAGATTTCCTACGGTATCTTAAAGAATGTTAAAGAATATTATGCAACTATATAATAGTTTTGTATGTGTATTATActacatattttcttttacttatcATACTATTATAATACtgcttaaaatttttttatttttcgtttctcgaatataattaaaaaattttcctgGCTGAAAGTTTTGGCACACTACCATGTATCCATAATATTCCGTATTTAATGAGTTTCATGACTACTTTTTGGAAGGAATTCCGTTCACCTATAACAAGGATCTccagaaagataaaaaaaccTTGTTTTCCTCGGACAATGTTTTAAATACTAACCTTGTTGAGTGCTAAACATGCTTGAGATAAATAACAGGAAATATGTAAACGCTTTAACATTTGGTATGTTGGCAGCGGATATGGTTTACTATCTCGTACGGAAAAGACTTGATagtcaaaatataaaaaacaaattaatagATAATATTCTCGATTTCCCATTCATCTAATCAATTTTTACTAGATTTCATCTAGAGAAACATCACTTAACCGTAAAAGTCAGAATCATTGTGAGTGTCTCTTGCGAATTGACATTTAGGCAATTACAAATCGtaagatagaaaatttcattcactGAAGTATTCCATttctcattctatatatatttttcagtgaaaagtttgaagaagaaagaaagactaTATACCATTtattagataaaaaataattcaaaaatagAACAcgagaaatattgaaaagctGTCTGCTTTTTTCGAATTCTGCTAATTTCCGTTCGACTGTTTCAGGACCTCACAATATGTCACCGCTACGCCAGCATTGAGTATTGCGCAAAGAACTCCTTTTCCAATCCATTAGTGACGAATTACTCGAGACGATAGATGAAGTCAGCTAACTTATCGGTTGTCCTGTAACACCGATCAGAAACTAGACCGGAACACGTGTTACGATAGCAAATAATGTTGGTCGAGAAGATAGGTTATGCGGCGATTATATATTGGGGCTACAGACTTTCCCGTGATGTAATATACCGAATATACAAGAACTTTTTCTCAGTATCTGTAGTTGATTTATGTTCAATGGGTAAGTGGGCAGTAGTCACAGGATGTTCTCATGGAATTGGAAGAGCGTACGCGGAGGCATTAGCGAGGATGGGATTGAACGTGATCCTGGTCAGTCCTGATACGGAGAATTTAAAGTCTATCGCGAGTAATATCGAGGCAATGTACAATGTGAAGACAAAAGTAATTAAGCTGGATCTGTCGGAAGGTCTGGAGACGTACAACGtgattgaaaaagaaatgtttggCTTGGAGATCGGCGTGTTGATAAATAATCTCGGCATGTCATATCCGCATCCGGAATATTTCCTGGATCTTCCTCACAAAGAGAAGATCTACATGAGTATCGTTCATTGTAACATAGTCGTTGTAACGAATATGTGTCGAATCCTATTACCACAAATGGTTGTTAGAGGGAAAGGAGTCATAGTGAACGTAGCCTCTATGGTGGCTGTGTTGCCGAGTCCTTTATTGACAGTGTTCGCTGCAACAAAGGCATACATTGTCAAATTTAGCAGAGACTTACAGATAGAATATGGGAAACAAGGTGTAATCGTGCAGTGCTTGTTACCAGGTACGGTGACAAATCATACGACAGAATCACCGCGATCAGGATGGCTAATTCCTACACCTGAAAAATACGTTCAGAGTGCGATCAGGACTATAGGCAAAGAAAATGTGACGACCGGATTCCTGCAACATTCTATTTTGattggaataataaaatttatttaccgaATATCTCCGAGTTCCATCATCGTTTGGATGATTAATATCATGGAAGGAAATCGGAATAACGCGCTTCGACGATATGTCGGATgactttgtaaaaatatacagagtTTTATTTAAGGGAAATGTTTCCttatcttcctttcttttatattatagaataatgGTAAATTCTAGATATAATTAAATCACAGTTAGTGTGGGAGAAGATATTGTTCTTTTCAAAACTTTTTAAGATaacttgaatttaaatttaaataaaaaaccgGAAATGGAAAGTGCGCTTCGGTACATGATCGAAACTAAAATTGAATTCTTAGCATggttttgtgtgtgtgtgtgtgtgtctgcgcgcgtgtgtgtgtagCATATAAAATGTTAGAAACTAATAGTTATTCATctgaaaaataacgaaaaattgtaaaaagtgtgtttaaatttaaaaatatgagtGTGGTTATGACTCACTTGTTGATATACTTTGATTTCATTTTCATGtgcataataaattaaaaaatagttgATGACTTGAAGCGAAAATGGATAAAACgtatattgtaattatttttaaaatttctttgaaccatattatacattatgcatATTATGGAACTATTCACCCTGAATACTTTTAATCTATGCTCAGTCGGTAACATTGacacgaaaataaaaagttttattttcatgtttCGATATCTCGAATACTATGTTACGATTATAGTTATAAACATAGATGTGTCCTaaacttttttcttcctttgcatattacaaataatatttcactgGAAAATCTAATTCTTTAAAACAATTTGAGAGGCAGGTTTGTTGATAagtgatatatgtatatttttaaaatgatgCGTCAAATACTAACGTTTTCAGTATGTTTCTAAAAAATCTTTCTCCATTATGATTATATAGAATGTAGTATTtgtagaagatatttatttgaatttttttatgtaataaacaTATTAATCTGTGTTTGAGAAGTATTACTCtcatttaacaaaaaatatatttcttaaccTTGTTGCCAGGTACACcggtaatttttttaatatgatatttaataaacaatatttattttatacatgtaaAAAATCTTCTTTCGCGCGAACtaacttaaaaaattaaaattattaattggtaaaatattgaattacaAAATCTTTCCTAGGCAGGTTTCACATATAAAATAAGCAGAGAAAAATCGTTTGGCAtaacatatattaatataattaatcgatTTAAGCACTTAATTTGTGCCAAAATGGACAAGCGTTATTATGATAATCCATTTTATGATTATCCTGAAACTTTCACGGCTGTTTTGAACTTAACTACTAATGAGGTAATTATTgttcaatatatatacattattcaatcattagatagtaaattattataagcatataaattatttacaagcatatgtatatatatgtaacttaAAGAGATTGATGCTTCTTAGATCAATGAAGACtataaaaaaacaataaaaatgtcTACAAAACGATTAATAGAGCGATTGAAAGGTTGTAAATACTATTGGACTTGTAATGATGATTATTCCATATATACTGGATCAGCAGGGATTGCGTACTTGTTTTACAAATATGGAAAATGCTTTGATGAACCAGGTTACATTGATGTACGAATCCTTCAATATTCTTAttcctttaaaaaattaattatttcttaaatgcATATTTTTTCTGAGCAGGATGCAATGCAATTATTAAGGATATGTATAGACAAATTCAGgggtaaaaaagaaattacatttttgacTGGCATTGTAGGTCCACTAGCCTTAGGTGCAGTTGTTTTTCATTCCAAAGGCTATTCTGATGTAGCACAAGATATGATTTCAAAGTATatagtttaataatatttcacatttataGATGTAcagaatttgaaataatttttttaagttttataatttGGATTATCTTTCAGAGTAAAATCACTGCAATCAGttgttttaaatgaaaatagtgATTTGCCTGATGAGTTACTTTATGGAAGAGCTGGTTATCTGTTTTCCCTCCTCTtcttaaattcaaatatatctCCTGCTCCCATAGAAAATGATCTTATTAAACAGGTACTATCAGAGCAATGAAAGTTAAATTTAAAGTAAAGGTAATCAATGCTTTAATacacaataattaaaaaaatatcatatcAGGTCA
It includes:
- the LOC139998215 gene encoding ninjurin-A isoform X1, with the protein product MDKEKGNKLEVVEEVVVKDVISVDTTDKKSQAYKQSNTYAAKKTVAQGMMDVALITANANQLRYLIEYQRESSTFFLILSLIVISLFLQVAVGVSLIFKGRFDIKGQSKSQQARKINNYVVIGVFLITIINVFIAAFSIFVPVPTALPLLKNDN
- the LOC139998215 gene encoding ninjurin-A isoform X2, with product MDKEKGNKLEVVEEVVVKDVISVDTTDKKSQAYKQSNTYAAKKTVAQGMMDVALITANANQLRYLIEYQRESSTFFLILSLIVISLFLQVAVGVSLIFKGRFDIKGQSKSQQARKINNYVFCSTVNVHLGLSVANLKLYVF
- the Argl gene encoding LOW QUALITY PROTEIN: argininosuccinate lyase (The sequence of the model RefSeq protein was modified relative to this genomic sequence to represent the inferred CDS: inserted 2 bases in 2 codons; deleted 2 bases in 1 codon; substituted 5 bases at 5 genomic stop codons), whose protein sequence is EHLVQVKAGWEKSQFTMYIGDEDIHTANERRLLKLIRNVAKKLHTGKGRNDQTITDTKLXLRRSRDILIKIVTKLVQFLVDRIENVMEIIIPXTHLXRTQPVKWSQWXMXWLQKRDMERLQEIRSQVNVPXGNDVIAAYPFQIDRRSLISELDFSEITENGMYAISDRDPVAKFLFWSSLTAIQLSRLCDGLTIYSNEEFDFVNMFGVSETQSCFGTLPCIHNIPYLMSFMTTLEGIPFTYNKDLQKDKKTLFSSDNVLNTNLVXVLNMLEINNRKYVNALTFGMLAADMVYYLVRKRLDSQNIKNKLIDNILDFPFI
- the LOC139998213 gene encoding glutathione S-transferase LANCL1 isoform X4; this encodes MLVEKIGYAAIIYWGYRLSRDVIYRIYKNFFSVSVVDLCSMGKWAVVTGCSHGIGRAYAEALARMGLNVILVSPDTENLKSIASNIEAMYNVKTKVIKLDLSEGLETYNVIEKEMFGLEIGVLINNLGMSYPHPEYFLDLPHKEKIYMSIVHCNIVVVTNMCRILLPQMVVRGKGVIVNVASMVAVLPSPLLTVFAATKAYIVKFSRDLQIEYGKQGRYYDNPFYDYPETFTAVLNLTTNEINEDYKKTIKMSTKRLIERLKGCKYYWTCNDDYSIYTGSAGIAYLFYKYGKCFDEPGYIDDAMQLLRICIDKFRGKKEITFLTGIVGPLALGAVVFHSKGYSDVAQDMISKVKSLQSVVLNENSDLPDELLYGRAGYLFSLLFLNSNISPAPIENDLIKQVIALIIKSGNLYSASRKYKTPLMYVWHGSEYIGGAHGLGGILYILLQARQYLTLIQLQKDIKPALDFLQNIRYPSGNFPSSIGSHTDKLIHWCHGAPGMTMLFCLAYEIYKDKDYLATAVECGEVIWSRGLLKKGYGICHGVAGNAYTFLSLFQQTKNVKYLYRACRFAEWCMDYGTYQSRLPDKPYSLFEGLAGTIYFLTDLQHPLSAKFPAYSI
- the LOC139998213 gene encoding glutathione S-transferase LANCL1 isoform X2, whose translation is MDKTYIAGFTYKISREKSFGITYINIINRFKHLICAKMDKRYYDNPFYDYPETFTAVLNLTTNEINEDYKKTIKMSTKRLIERLKGCKYYWTCNDDYSIYTGSAGIAYLFYKYGKCFDEPGYIDDAMQLLRICIDKFRGKKEITFLTGIVGPLALGAVVFHSKGYSDVAQDMISKVKSLQSVVLNENSDLPDELLYGRAGYLFSLLFLNSNISPAPIENDLIKQVIALIIKSGNLYSASRKYKTPLMYVWHGSEYIGGAHGLGGILYILLQARQYLTLIQLQKDIKPALDFLQNIRYPSGNFPSSIGSHTDKLIHWCHGAPGMTMLFCLAYEIYKDKDYLATAVECGEVIWSRGLLKKGYGICHGVAGNAYTFLSLFQQTKNVKYLYRACRFAEWCMDYGTYQSRLPDKPYSLFEGLAGTIYFLTDLQHPLSAKFPAYSI
- the LOC139998213 gene encoding glutathione S-transferase LANCL1 isoform X1, encoding MYIFKMMRQILTFSAGFTYKISREKSFGITYINIINRFKHLICAKMDKRYYDNPFYDYPETFTAVLNLTTNEINEDYKKTIKMSTKRLIERLKGCKYYWTCNDDYSIYTGSAGIAYLFYKYGKCFDEPGYIDDAMQLLRICIDKFRGKKEITFLTGIVGPLALGAVVFHSKGYSDVAQDMISKVKSLQSVVLNENSDLPDELLYGRAGYLFSLLFLNSNISPAPIENDLIKQVIALIIKSGNLYSASRKYKTPLMYVWHGSEYIGGAHGLGGILYILLQARQYLTLIQLQKDIKPALDFLQNIRYPSGNFPSSIGSHTDKLIHWCHGAPGMTMLFCLAYEIYKDKDYLATAVECGEVIWSRGLLKKGYGICHGVAGNAYTFLSLFQQTKNVKYLYRACRFAEWCMDYGTYQSRLPDKPYSLFEGLAGTIYFLTDLQHPLSAKFPAYSI